One stretch of Natranaerovirga pectinivora DNA includes these proteins:
- the mltG gene encoding endolytic transglycosylase MltG: protein MGKKVMHTTLRMILKILFLILAVYLIYVVGTKSYSAVYDFILGEPDPNVIVRDVTVSIPQGANTKAIGEILQENGLIKNANLFMLRVKFLSEFDGKLRYGDFTLNTGMSEEEMILVLSTEGQRRATVRFTIPEGFTIQQMARKLEDDGIVTAEEFMDAVNNTEYDYRFLKDLPEREPGEPRLQGYLFPDTYEVFEGSSADVIVSRMLSGFNNVFTDEYYKRADELGYTVDEIVTIAAMIEKEARVAEERPMIAGVIYNRIAVNMLLQIDATLQYLRERYPEDDPRRIVDYKDYDSRYNTYRFTGIPSGPIANPGRSSIEGALYPESHEYFYYVLRDPVTGEHAFNRTLEEHNRDVNRYLR from the coding sequence ATGGGAAAAAAAGTAATGCATACTACTTTAAGAATGATATTAAAAATCTTATTTTTAATATTGGCAGTATACCTTATATACGTTGTGGGAACAAAGTCTTATTCCGCTGTTTATGACTTTATATTAGGTGAACCAGATCCGAATGTTATTGTTAGAGATGTTACTGTTTCTATACCTCAAGGGGCTAATACAAAAGCCATAGGGGAGATACTTCAGGAAAATGGATTGATTAAAAACGCCAATTTATTTATGTTAAGGGTTAAGTTTTTATCTGAGTTTGATGGTAAATTAAGATATGGTGACTTTACTTTAAATACTGGCATGAGCGAAGAAGAAATGATTTTAGTATTATCCACTGAGGGGCAAAGACGGGCAACAGTTCGCTTTACTATACCTGAAGGATTTACGATACAACAGATGGCTCGAAAACTTGAAGATGATGGTATTGTAACGGCTGAAGAATTTATGGATGCAGTAAATAATACTGAGTATGATTATAGGTTCCTTAAAGATTTACCAGAGAGAGAACCAGGTGAGCCAAGGCTTCAAGGTTACTTATTCCCTGATACTTATGAAGTATTTGAAGGGTCAAGTGCTGACGTGATTGTAAGTAGAATGCTTAGTGGGTTTAATAATGTATTTACGGATGAATATTATAAAAGAGCAGATGAATTAGGGTATACAGTGGATGAAATAGTAACCATAGCTGCAATGATTGAAAAAGAAGCTAGAGTAGCAGAAGAGCGTCCTATGATTGCTGGTGTTATCTATAATAGAATAGCTGTAAATATGTTGCTTCAAATTGATGCGACGTTACAGTATTTAAGAGAAAGATATCCTGAAGATGATCCTAGAAGAATCGTAGATTATAAAGATTATGATTCAAGATATAACACATATAGATTTACTGGTATTCCAAGTGGACCTATTGCCAATCCAGGAAGAAGTTCTATTGAAGGTGCACTTTATCCAGAAAGTCACGAGTACTTTTATTATGTGTTAAGAGATCCTGTGACTGGGGAGCATGCTTTTAATAGAACATTAGAAGAGCATAATAGAGATGTAAATAGATATTTAAGATAA
- a CDS encoding O-methyltransferase: MITNQQVLDYLRAIEPEKEPVLGEIEKEAIRLEIPIIKNEVQGLLRLMLSIKRPLRVLEIGTAVGFSSILMSHYLQENGSIATIERSEYMIEKAKANIKKANKEHIITIIEDDAEVALKALEGQFDFIFLDAAKGQYITFLPYCVNLLNDNGILISDNVLQDGNVAKSRFSVARRYRTIHSRMREYLWEINHHKELETTILPIGDGITISYKK, from the coding sequence ATGATTACAAATCAACAAGTTTTAGATTATTTGAGGGCTATCGAGCCTGAGAAAGAGCCTGTTTTAGGTGAGATTGAGAAGGAAGCCATTAGACTTGAAATCCCTATTATTAAGAATGAAGTTCAAGGGTTATTAAGGCTAATGTTATCTATTAAAAGACCTTTGAGGGTATTGGAGATAGGGACAGCAGTTGGTTTTTCTTCAATTCTTATGAGCCATTATTTGCAAGAGAATGGTTCCATTGCTACTATTGAGCGTAGTGAATATATGATAGAAAAAGCAAAAGCTAACATAAAAAAGGCCAATAAAGAACATATTATAACTATTATAGAAGATGATGCTGAAGTGGCTCTAAAAGCTTTAGAGGGTCAATTTGATTTTATTTTTTTAGATGCAGCTAAGGGTCAATATATTACTTTTTTACCTTACTGTGTGAATTTGTTAAATGATAATGGGATACTAATCTCTGACAATGTTTTACAAGATGGCAACGTGGCTAAATCTAGGTTTAGTGTTGCTAGACGGTATAGAACCATCCATTCTAGAATGAGAGAGTACCTTTGGGAGATTAATCATCATAAAGAGTTAGAAACTACTATTCTACCTATAGGTGACGGCATTACTATAAGTTACAAAAAATGA
- a CDS encoding peptidase U32 family protein: MKKTELLIPAGNLESLKVAVKYGADAVYIGGEMYGLRAKAKNFSLADMKEGIDYAHKHNAKVYVTANIIAHNEDIEGVAQYFKELKEIKPDAVIIADPGILEIAKEIMPDMEIHISTQANNTNYRSFNFWHKLGVSRVVAARELSLEEIKTIHNNIPEDLEIEAFIHGAMCISYSGRCLLSSYFTGKDANKGACTHPCRWNYNIVEETRPGEYMPVYENKRGTFIFNSKDLCMIEYIPQLIEAGIHSLKIEGRMKTLLYVATVASTYRKALDDYFKDPSLYEANLLQYIDEIKKCSYRPFSTGFYFDKPDETSQIYENNSYIRNYTFIGIVIGYDNEKQLPIIEQRYKFGVGDEIEVMKKDGKHKKAIIEEMWDEEGSVVTSAPHPKQKLIVKLSEKVEELDILRKRGEDN, from the coding sequence ATGAAAAAGACAGAATTATTAATACCAGCAGGGAATTTAGAGTCTTTGAAAGTTGCTGTTAAATATGGTGCAGATGCTGTATACATAGGTGGGGAAATGTATGGCTTAAGAGCTAAAGCTAAGAATTTTTCATTAGCAGATATGAAAGAAGGCATTGACTATGCTCATAAACACAATGCAAAAGTTTATGTAACAGCTAATATTATTGCCCATAATGAAGATATTGAAGGCGTTGCTCAGTATTTTAAAGAATTAAAAGAAATTAAACCTGATGCAGTCATCATTGCAGATCCTGGTATTCTTGAAATTGCAAAAGAAATTATGCCTGATATGGAGATACATATTAGTACTCAGGCCAATAATACGAATTATAGAAGTTTTAACTTTTGGCATAAACTTGGTGTAAGTAGAGTTGTTGCAGCAAGAGAGCTTTCATTAGAAGAAATCAAAACAATTCATAATAATATTCCAGAAGACTTAGAAATTGAAGCATTTATACATGGTGCCATGTGTATCAGTTATTCTGGGAGATGTTTATTAAGCAGTTATTTTACTGGAAAAGATGCCAATAAAGGGGCTTGTACCCATCCTTGTAGATGGAACTACAATATCGTTGAGGAAACACGTCCAGGAGAGTATATGCCTGTCTATGAAAATAAAAGAGGAACATTTATATTTAATTCCAAGGATTTATGTATGATTGAATATATACCACAGTTAATAGAGGCAGGTATTCATAGTTTGAAAATTGAAGGTAGAATGAAAACCCTCCTATATGTTGCAACTGTTGCAAGCACTTATAGAAAAGCTCTAGATGATTACTTTAAAGATCCGAGTTTATATGAAGCAAATCTACTCCAATACATTGATGAAATTAAAAAATGTAGCTATAGACCTTTTTCTACTGGTTTTTATTTTGACAAACCTGATGAAACTTCTCAGATTTATGAAAATAACTCGTATATTAGAAACTACACGTTCATAGGTATAGTAATAGGATATGATAATGAAAAACAACTGCCTATTATTGAACAAAGATATAAGTTTGGTGTAGGTGATGAGATTGAAGTAATGAAAAAAGATGGCAAACATAAAAAAGCCATTATTGAGGAAATGTGGGATGAGGAAGGTAGTGTTGTTACAAGCGCACCACATCCTAAACAAAAACTTATTGTAAAACTTAGTGAAAAAGTAGAGGAATTAGACATTTTAAGAAAACGTGGAGAAGATAATTAA
- the sigK gene encoding RNA polymerase sporulation sigma factor SigK, translating to MIIGLISFVIPTFYVSGNQSFPQPLSYEEEVLYLKKYKEGDLEAKNVLVERNLRLVAHIVKKYNNGDRDMDDLISIGTIGLIKAITSYDIEKGTRLATYAARCIENELLMMLRAEKKQTKEVSLQEPIGVDKEGNEISLIDVLENDDNSIIDEVDLKIKVKELYEKMKKVLKSREKMVIELRYGLVNGNEKTQREIASMLGISRSYVSRIEKKALKKLFKAFQEHS from the coding sequence ATAATTATTGGATTAATAAGTTTTGTTATACCTACTTTTTATGTTTCAGGAAACCAATCTTTTCCCCAGCCCCTATCTTATGAGGAAGAAGTTTTATACTTAAAAAAATATAAAGAAGGAGATTTAGAAGCTAAAAATGTTTTAGTTGAAAGAAATCTTAGATTAGTAGCCCATATTGTTAAAAAGTATAATAATGGGGATAGGGATATGGATGATCTTATCTCTATTGGAACCATAGGTTTGATAAAAGCCATAACATCATATGATATAGAAAAGGGAACTAGACTTGCTACCTATGCTGCAAGATGTATAGAAAATGAATTATTAATGATGTTAAGAGCTGAGAAGAAGCAAACAAAGGAAGTATCTCTACAAGAACCAATCGGAGTAGACAAAGAGGGCAATGAGATAAGTCTCATAGACGTATTGGAAAATGATGATAACTCTATAATTGATGAAGTGGATTTAAAAATAAAAGTAAAAGAATTGTATGAGAAAATGAAAAAGGTGTTAAAATCAAGAGAAAAAATGGTTATAGAATTAAGATATGGCCTAGTGAATGGCAACGAAAAAACACAAAGAGAAATTGCCAGTATGTTAGGGATATCACGTTCCTATGTTTCAAGAATTGAAAAAAAAGCTTTAAAAAAATTATTTAAAGCTTTCCAAGAGCATAGTTAG
- a CDS encoding GspE/PulE family protein, with translation MIGTRKKLRLGDLLIEYGLMTQQQLDEALARQKQTGGKLGEILINMGIVTKQNINQILEFQLGIPYVDLKEYQIDPVAVQLVSEILAKKHRILPIRIKNNDLYVAMEDPLDIIAIDDISLTTSKNIIPMLSSEEQINESIELYYGKEQAMAAAERYKQENIIDFSELDESIIEDEVKSAPIVKLVNTILEQSIVHRASDIHIEPMEKVLRVRFRIDGNLKEMMEYDSSLLSAIVARIKITSGMDIAEKRKPQDGRINIKVDKKKYDIRVSSLPTVFGEKIVMRITSKEGLTKGKGELGFSPEDLQKFNEILSNPHGIILVTGPTGSGKSTTLYTALSELNSEDINIVTVEDPVEANIEGINQVQVNTKAGLNFSSALRSILRQDPDIIMIGEIRDTETAEIAVKASITGHLVVSTLHTNSATGSITRLIDMGIEPFLLGASVVGVIAQRLVRKLCTKCMEPYTPNEFEKKVLNIEEDIVIHKANGCHICNHAGYSGRIGVYEIMKVSNELRTAINDGVNASKLKEQAIKDGMKTLKTNAIELVLKGVTSFEEMVRIAYEAD, from the coding sequence ATGATTGGAACTAGAAAAAAGCTAAGACTTGGAGATTTACTCATAGAGTATGGTCTAATGACCCAACAACAATTAGATGAAGCACTAGCAAGACAAAAACAAACGGGTGGTAAATTAGGGGAAATACTCATTAATATGGGTATTGTTACAAAACAAAACATTAATCAAATTCTAGAATTTCAACTTGGAATCCCATATGTTGATTTAAAAGAATACCAAATTGACCCTGTGGCTGTTCAGCTAGTAAGTGAAATATTGGCTAAAAAGCATCGAATCCTGCCCATACGCATAAAAAACAATGATTTATATGTGGCAATGGAAGATCCATTGGATATTATTGCAATAGATGATATTTCATTGACTACAAGTAAAAATATTATTCCAATGCTATCCTCAGAGGAACAAATTAATGAATCGATAGAATTATACTATGGAAAAGAACAAGCTATGGCTGCTGCTGAGAGATACAAACAAGAAAATATTATAGATTTTAGTGAATTAGATGAAAGCATTATTGAGGATGAAGTAAAAAGTGCCCCAATAGTAAAATTAGTGAACACAATTCTAGAACAATCTATTGTTCATAGGGCAAGTGATATACATATAGAACCTATGGAAAAGGTTTTAAGAGTTCGATTTAGAATAGATGGTAACTTGAAAGAGATGATGGAATATGACAGTTCTTTGTTATCTGCCATTGTTGCAAGAATTAAGATAACCAGTGGAATGGATATTGCTGAAAAAAGAAAACCACAAGATGGAAGAATCAATATAAAGGTAGATAAAAAGAAGTATGATATTCGTGTATCATCTTTACCAACGGTTTTTGGTGAAAAAATAGTTATGCGAATAACCTCAAAAGAAGGGTTAACCAAAGGGAAAGGTGAGTTGGGATTTTCTCCAGAAGATCTTCAAAAATTCAATGAAATACTATCTAATCCACATGGGATCATACTTGTAACAGGTCCAACAGGAAGTGGAAAATCAACCACCCTTTATACAGCATTATCTGAATTAAATAGTGAAGATATTAATATTGTAACCGTTGAAGATCCAGTAGAAGCCAACATAGAAGGTATCAACCAAGTTCAAGTGAATACAAAAGCAGGCCTTAATTTTTCTTCTGCTTTAAGATCAATCCTAAGACAGGACCCTGATATTATTATGATTGGTGAGATTCGAGATACAGAAACAGCAGAAATAGCCGTTAAAGCATCTATTACTGGTCATTTGGTTGTAAGCACATTACATACCAATAGCGCCACTGGTTCCATAACCAGGTTAATAGATATGGGCATAGAGCCGTTCTTGCTGGGGGCTTCTGTTGTTGGTGTTATCGCTCAAAGATTGGTACGTAAACTATGCACAAAATGTATGGAGCCTTACACACCAAATGAATTTGAAAAAAAAGTCCTTAATATAGAAGAAGATATAGTGATTCATAAAGCCAATGGTTGTCATATTTGTAATCATGCAGGCTATAGTGGCAGAATTGGTGTGTACGAAATAATGAAGGTGTCTAACGAACTAAGAACAGCGATTAATGATGGTGTAAATGCCAGTAAGTTAAAAGAACAAGCGATAAAAGACGGTATGAAAACACTTAAAACAAATGCAATAGAATTAGTTCTTAAGGGCGTGACCAGTTTTGAAGAAATGGTTAGAATTGCATACGAAGCAGACTAA
- a CDS encoding type IV pilus twitching motility protein PilT translates to MYTVEELLIIAKENKASDLHLTVGRPPTIRINGNLKYAHSEKLSPQTTQELIMSILTEKQKDVLEQKGEVDFSFSYTNIGRFRANVFRQRGSYGAAIRLVGTTIPSPSALGIPKTVVDLYNKRRGLILVTGPTGSGKSTTLASIIDKINTNCNAHIITLEDPIEYLHSHQKSIVNQREIGLDTQSYANALRAALRQDPDVILVGEMRDLETISIAITAAETGHLVLSTLHTIGAASTIDRIIDVFPPHQQQQIRVQLSTVLESIVSQQLLPTVDEKGRVAAFEVLHANAAVRNLIREGKTHQIESIIQTNKSIGMTTMDDALYDLYLNGYITSEKALLYAQNPISLKRKLV, encoded by the coding sequence ATGTATACAGTAGAAGAGTTACTAATTATAGCAAAAGAAAATAAAGCATCTGACTTACATCTTACTGTTGGTAGACCGCCCACTATTCGAATCAATGGCAATTTAAAATATGCTCATAGTGAAAAATTATCCCCACAGACGACTCAAGAATTAATTATGAGTATTCTTACGGAAAAGCAAAAAGATGTATTAGAACAAAAAGGAGAAGTGGATTTTTCTTTTTCTTATACCAATATCGGTCGTTTTCGTGCCAATGTATTCAGACAAAGAGGGTCTTATGGAGCGGCCATACGTTTGGTTGGCACAACCATACCTTCCCCAAGTGCTTTAGGCATTCCTAAGACAGTTGTAGATCTTTATAATAAAAGAAGAGGTCTTATCCTTGTAACAGGACCGACAGGAAGTGGTAAATCAACCACCTTGGCATCCATTATTGATAAAATAAATACCAATTGTAATGCCCATATTATAACATTAGAAGACCCTATTGAGTATTTGCATTCTCACCAAAAAAGCATTGTTAATCAAAGAGAAATAGGTCTTGATACCCAATCTTATGCCAATGCATTAAGAGCGGCCTTAAGGCAAGATCCTGATGTTATATTAGTGGGGGAGATGAGGGACTTAGAAACCATTTCCATAGCCATAACAGCAGCAGAAACAGGTCATTTGGTATTGTCCACCCTCCATACAATAGGTGCAGCCAGTACCATTGATCGTATTATTGATGTTTTTCCGCCTCACCAACAGCAACAAATTCGAGTTCAGCTCAGTACGGTATTAGAGTCCATTGTATCTCAACAATTATTACCTACTGTAGATGAAAAGGGTAGGGTAGCTGCTTTTGAGGTCCTTCATGCCAATGCAGCAGTTAGAAATCTTATAAGAGAAGGTAAAACACATCAGATAGAGTCCATTATTCAGACCAATAAAAGCATAGGTATGACCACTATGGATGATGCATTATATGATTTGTACTTAAACGGTTATATTACAAGTGAAAAAGCATTGTTATATGCCCAGAATCCTATAAGTCTGAAAAGAAAATTGGTATAA
- a CDS encoding type II secretion system F family protein, translating into MGTYSYKALTRDGKNKKGTLEANNKDTAFSMIKENGWIPLSIAEQSVLNKDLNITFGTLVKVNELSLFCKQFVSILSAGLSVLDALDLLGEQTSNKYLKKAIVDIYGSVEKGNSLASSMANHPKIFPNLLVNMVDAGEMSGNLEIAFDRMATHFEKETKLKQTIKKATTYPIMVSIIAFIVVGVLVTFVVPSFVDMFDSAGMELPALTRILLSISSFIRHQWLFLILGSVGGLFALIYYSKSEQGKILISSIMLKLPLFGTLNIKVAASRFTRTLSTLLASGISLLEAIEIVAKLIDNHVVSKHLTDVKEQVSRGIPLSKPIKDEKIFPPMVTHMVKVGEDTGTLEETLNKVADFYDSDVETAVAQLTTMLEPLIIVILAVVVGFIVLSIIQPMFQMYDTFNHV; encoded by the coding sequence ATGGGGACATATTCATATAAAGCGCTGACTCGTGATGGTAAGAATAAAAAAGGCACCTTAGAAGCAAATAATAAAGATACTGCCTTTTCTATGATTAAAGAAAATGGTTGGATACCTTTAAGTATTGCAGAGCAAAGTGTTTTAAACAAAGATTTGAATATTACTTTTGGTACCTTGGTTAAGGTAAATGAACTGTCGTTGTTCTGTAAGCAATTTGTTAGTATTTTAAGTGCAGGGTTAAGTGTATTAGATGCACTAGATTTATTAGGGGAACAAACGTCTAATAAATACCTGAAAAAAGCAATTGTTGATATATATGGTTCAGTAGAAAAAGGGAATTCACTAGCAAGTTCAATGGCAAATCACCCTAAAATATTCCCTAATCTATTAGTGAATATGGTAGATGCAGGTGAAATGAGTGGTAATTTAGAAATTGCTTTTGATCGAATGGCTACCCATTTTGAGAAGGAAACAAAGTTGAAACAAACCATAAAAAAGGCAACCACCTATCCAATTATGGTATCTATAATTGCCTTTATAGTGGTTGGTGTATTGGTAACTTTTGTTGTGCCTTCTTTTGTAGATATGTTTGATTCAGCGGGAATGGAGTTACCTGCGTTAACAAGAATATTATTGTCCATTAGTTCTTTTATTAGACATCAATGGTTGTTCCTTATATTAGGTTCTGTTGGTGGACTATTTGCATTGATTTATTACAGCAAATCAGAACAAGGCAAAATATTAATTTCTTCAATCATGTTAAAACTACCACTTTTTGGTACATTAAATATAAAAGTAGCAGCATCAAGATTTACAAGGACTTTAAGTACTTTATTGGCATCGGGTATATCATTATTAGAGGCAATAGAAATAGTCGCCAAACTTATTGATAACCATGTTGTGTCCAAACACTTAACAGATGTAAAAGAACAAGTAAGTAGGGGAATTCCTTTATCTAAGCCTATAAAAGATGAGAAAATCTTTCCGCCAATGGTCACTCATATGGTGAAAGTAGGGGAAGATACAGGAACTTTAGAAGAAACCCTTAATAAAGTGGCTGATTTCTATGACTCAGATGTAGAGACAGCGGTTGCACAATTAACAACCATGTTAGAGCCACTAATTATTGTTATATTAGCAGTTGTTGTTGGGTTTATCGTACTTTCTATTATTCAACCTATGTTCCAAATGTATGATACATTCAATCATGTATAG
- a CDS encoding prepilin-type N-terminal cleavage/methylation domain-containing protein: MKNIKKFFKNQKGFSLVELIIVIAILAVIAGIAAPNLIGYVQRSRVSADESNATLIANAILVELADRGGNTYSTGGDANSTVEFRQYTPAEANANPDRTLINDAIGNLQNVPTQKVATGNFYIKIENGKVSVYRGSDTTSLKVYPN, encoded by the coding sequence ATGAAAAATATTAAAAAATTCTTTAAAAACCAAAAGGGGTTCTCATTAGTAGAGCTTATCATCGTTATTGCGATTTTAGCAGTAATAGCAGGGATTGCAGCACCTAATTTAATTGGGTATGTTCAAAGATCAAGGGTATCAGCAGATGAGTCTAATGCTACATTAATTGCTAATGCTATTCTTGTTGAACTGGCTGATAGGGGTGGTAATACTTATTCAACTGGTGGAGATGCTAACAGTACAGTGGAGTTTAGACAGTATACACCAGCTGAAGCTAATGCCAATCCCGATAGAACATTAATTAATGATGCTATTGGAAATCTTCAAAATGTACCTACTCAAAAAGTAGCTACTGGAAATTTTTATATCAAAATTGAAAATGGAAAAGTTTCAGTATATAGAGGATCTGATACAACATCTTTAAAAGTTTACCCTAATTAA
- a CDS encoding prepilin peptidase: MAYLFLLLGILIGSFLNVCIYRIPKDESVVTGRSHCMGCNKNIPWYDLVPILSYVILGGKCRFCKKKLSIQYPIVELLNGVAYLWIFMKFDYSVESIIYCLFVSALITLSFIDWKFMIIPNKINVFILILAIIHLIYNIEQWKNYIIGFFIVSGLLLLIAIITKGQIGGGDIKLMAASGLLLGWDIIILALCIGSVVGSIISIILLITKKGGKMVPFGPYLSIGMFISLVYGKQLIQWYLSMFF; this comes from the coding sequence ATGGCATACCTATTTTTACTACTAGGAATCCTCATAGGAAGTTTCCTAAATGTATGCATCTATCGCATACCTAAAGACGAAAGTGTTGTAACGGGGCGTTCACACTGTATGGGATGTAATAAAAACATTCCATGGTATGATTTAGTACCAATATTAAGTTATGTAATTTTAGGTGGTAAATGTAGATTCTGTAAAAAGAAGTTATCAATACAATATCCAATAGTTGAGCTACTCAATGGAGTAGCTTATCTTTGGATTTTTATGAAGTTTGATTATTCTGTAGAGTCGATTATTTACTGCTTATTTGTATCTGCCCTAATAACCCTTAGCTTTATTGATTGGAAATTTATGATTATTCCTAATAAAATCAATGTTTTCATATTAATATTAGCCATCATCCATTTGATTTATAATATTGAACAATGGAAGAATTATATTATAGGGTTCTTTATAGTAAGTGGCTTATTACTATTAATTGCCATTATTACAAAAGGCCAAATAGGCGGTGGAGACATTAAGCTTATGGCTGCTTCAGGTCTACTATTAGGATGGGATATAATAATACTAGCCCTTTGTATAGGATCTGTTGTAGGCTCTATTATTAGCATCATACTTTTGATCACTAAAAAAGGTGGTAAAATGGTTCCTTTTGGACCTTATTTATCCATTGGAATGTTTATCTCATTAGTATATGGCAAACAGTTAATTCAATGGTATCTTAGTATGTTTTTTTAA